In Methylobacterium aquaticum, the following are encoded in one genomic region:
- a CDS encoding carboxymuconolactone decarboxylase family protein translates to MSHALYDSANLTKLPALKTLAPEAMAAFEALDKAALADGAIPRKYKELMALAVALTTQCPYCLEVHREAAKKAGATEQELAETVFVAVALRAGAALTHGTHLLP, encoded by the coding sequence ATGTCCCACGCGCTCTACGATTCCGCCAACCTGACGAAGCTGCCCGCCCTGAAGACCCTCGCCCCCGAGGCGATGGCGGCCTTCGAGGCCCTCGACAAGGCTGCGCTCGCCGACGGCGCGATCCCGCGCAAGTACAAGGAGCTGATGGCGCTCGCCGTCGCCCTCACCACGCAATGCCCCTACTGCCTCGAAGTCCACCGCGAGGCGGCGAAGAAGGCCGGTGCCACCGAGCAGGAACTGGCCGAGACCGTCTTCGTGGCGGTGGCCCTGCGGGCCGGCGCGGCGCTCACCCACGGCACGCATCTCCTTCCCTGA
- a CDS encoding AI-2E family transporter, whose translation MADGRDDRRGLLPMKPARVQAAETPGDGLAAPLVIAAVIVAALYFGREILIPIAIAVLLSFVIGPLVALLRKLRLGRIPSVGVAVLLLLTVVAGLGGLIGMQVADLSTGLPRYQRTIAQKAENLKAGPLGDLAGYLRSINHTIQQAGAPEQKPEEKPAEKPPSGKPAPPPSVQNPDKPVLVEVRDRDPSPVELAEKVLSPVLSPLATLGIVFVVLIFILVQREDLRDRMIRLVGSSDLHRTTVAMDDAARRLSRFFLVQLALNAGFGLVIGTGLWLIGVPNPILWGIFSALMRFVPYIGAFLSALLPLALAAAVDPGWNMVLATAALFIVLEPLVGQFIEPLLYGHSTGLSPFAVLVSALFWTWLWGPVGLLLSTPLTVCLVVLGRHVDKLEFLDVLFGDRPALTPVENFYQRMLADDPDEAQELAEVILAQCSLSSYYDEVALKGLQLAATDARRGVLTESQLERIRVGIAQLIEDLADRDDAAPEAKSSLAGRLLSGRQDEDVPCEAAPAVPDAPAPDQLPEAWRRDGAVLCVAGRGPLDEAASMMLAQLLHKHGFGTRVVPFEAVSRAEIGSLDASAARMVCISYLEISGTPAHLRYLVQRVRRRAPEAQVLVGLWPADDAVLSDPGARTSLGADHYAVSLREGVEACLEAVRDVPAAAPAPARGADDAVEPVPERADA comes from the coding sequence ATGGCGGATGGGCGAGACGATCGCAGGGGCCTCCTGCCGATGAAGCCGGCCCGGGTCCAGGCCGCCGAGACCCCCGGCGACGGCCTCGCGGCGCCGCTGGTGATCGCCGCGGTGATCGTGGCGGCGCTGTATTTCGGCCGCGAGATCCTGATCCCGATCGCCATCGCGGTGCTGCTCAGCTTCGTCATCGGGCCGCTGGTGGCGCTTTTGCGCAAGCTGCGGCTCGGGCGGATTCCATCCGTCGGCGTCGCGGTGCTGCTGCTGCTCACCGTGGTGGCGGGTTTGGGCGGCCTCATCGGCATGCAGGTCGCCGACCTCTCGACCGGCCTGCCGCGCTACCAGCGCACCATCGCCCAGAAGGCCGAGAACCTGAAGGCCGGGCCGCTCGGCGACCTCGCCGGGTATCTGCGCAGCATCAACCACACGATCCAGCAGGCCGGGGCACCGGAGCAGAAGCCGGAGGAAAAACCCGCCGAGAAGCCTCCGTCGGGCAAGCCCGCCCCGCCGCCCTCGGTGCAGAATCCCGACAAGCCGGTCCTGGTCGAGGTCCGCGACCGCGATCCGAGCCCGGTCGAGCTCGCCGAGAAGGTCCTGTCGCCGGTCCTCTCGCCGCTCGCCACCCTCGGCATCGTCTTCGTGGTGCTGATCTTCATCCTGGTCCAGCGCGAGGACCTGCGCGACCGGATGATCCGCCTCGTCGGCTCCAGCGACCTGCACCGCACCACCGTGGCGATGGACGACGCGGCGCGGCGCCTGAGCCGGTTCTTCCTGGTCCAGCTCGCCCTCAATGCCGGGTTCGGCCTCGTCATCGGCACCGGCCTGTGGCTGATCGGGGTGCCGAATCCGATCCTGTGGGGCATCTTCTCCGCGCTGATGCGCTTCGTGCCCTATATCGGCGCCTTCCTGTCGGCCCTGCTGCCGCTGGCGCTCGCCGCCGCGGTCGATCCGGGCTGGAACATGGTGCTGGCGACCGCCGCCCTGTTCATCGTGCTGGAGCCGCTGGTCGGCCAGTTCATCGAGCCGTTGCTCTACGGCCATTCCACCGGGCTGTCGCCCTTCGCGGTCCTGGTCTCGGCCCTGTTCTGGACCTGGCTGTGGGGACCGGTCGGGCTCCTGCTCTCGACGCCGCTCACCGTCTGCCTCGTCGTGCTCGGCCGCCACGTCGACAAGCTCGAATTCCTCGACGTGCTGTTCGGCGACCGCCCGGCGCTCACTCCGGTCGAGAACTTCTACCAGCGCATGCTGGCCGACGACCCGGACGAGGCGCAGGAACTGGCCGAGGTCATCCTCGCCCAGTGCTCGCTCTCCTCCTATTACGACGAGGTGGCGCTGAAAGGCCTCCAGCTCGCCGCCACCGACGCCCGCCGCGGCGTGCTGACCGAGAGCCAGCTCGAGCGCATCCGCGTCGGCATCGCGCAGCTGATCGAGGACCTCGCCGACCGGGACGACGCCGCGCCGGAGGCCAAGTCCAGCCTCGCCGGGCGGCTGCTGTCGGGCCGCCAGGACGAGGACGTGCCGTGCGAGGCCGCCCCCGCCGTGCCGGACGCCCCCGCCCCTGACCAGCTGCCGGAAGCCTGGCGGCGCGACGGCGCGGTGCTCTGCGTCGCCGGCCGCGGGCCGCTCGACGAGGCCGCCTCGATGATGCTGGCCCAGCTCCTCCACAAGCACGGCTTCGGCACCCGGGTGGTGCCGTTCGAGGCGGTGTCGCGGGCCGAGATCGGGTCGCTCGACGCCTCGGCGGCGCGGATGGTCTGCATCTCCTATCTCGAGATCAGCGGCACGCCGGCCCATCTGCGCTACCTCGTCCAGCGGGTGCGGCGGCGGGCGCCCGAGGCGCAGGTGCTGGTCGGCCTGTGGCCGGCGGACGACGCGGTGCTGAGCGATCCCGGCGCCCGGACATCGCTCGGCGCCGACCATTACGCGGTCTCGCTGCGCGAGGGCGTCGAGGCCTGCCTGGAGGCCGTGCGCGACGTGCCGGCCGCCGCCCCCGCCCCGGCGCGAGGGGCGGACGATGCGGTCGAGCCCGTGCCCGAGCGGGCCGACGCCTGA
- a CDS encoding Hsp20 family protein, protein MRQFDLAPLYRSTVGFDRLFSALDQFVTSDAAPTYPPYNIERTAENAYRITLAVAGFTDQDLSIETRENALTVKGERKGDAKQTEFLHQGIAARGFERRFQLADHVQVTGAALENGLLHVDLVREIPEAKKPRQIQIASGARAQSIEGSVQKAA, encoded by the coding sequence ATGCGTCAGTTCGATCTCGCCCCCCTGTACCGTTCGACCGTCGGCTTCGACCGCCTGTTTTCCGCGCTCGACCAGTTCGTGACCTCGGATGCGGCGCCGACCTACCCGCCCTACAACATCGAGCGCACGGCCGAAAACGCGTACCGGATCACCCTCGCGGTGGCCGGCTTCACGGATCAGGATCTGTCGATCGAGACCCGTGAGAACGCGCTCACCGTGAAGGGCGAGCGCAAGGGCGACGCCAAGCAGACGGAGTTCCTGCACCAGGGCATCGCGGCCCGCGGCTTCGAGCGGCGCTTCCAGCTTGCCGACCACGTCCAGGTGACGGGGGCGGCGCTGGAGAACGGCCTGCTCCACGTCGATCTCGTCCGCGAGATCCCGGAGGCCAAGAAGCCGCGCCAGATCCAGATCGCATCGGGCGCACGCGCCCAGTCGATCGAGGGCAGCGTCCAGAAGGCCGCGTAA
- a CDS encoding alpha/beta hydrolase, with the protein MTVPLLATPDNPIPPGATLLTVRTADGLSLRVATWAPTARAVHGTVCLVQGRAEFIEKYFETVTELRGRGFHVVAFDWRGQGGSDRTVEDPHKGHVDDFSEYKLDLAAVETQVMEARMPRPFFGLAHSMGGAICLTAAREGWLPFERLVALAPMVAICMIRRPKAAMRLATVLRALRFGRRYVPGGSAVSIATKPFPNNRLTADPVRYARNAAAALAVGAGAIGDPTIGWLAAAFRAMRRFEDPRYPLGIRVPVLVVAAGADPVCSTPAVERFAARLAAGHTITLRGARHEILMERDAIREQFWAAFDAFVPGTALPVAGEARAEVA; encoded by the coding sequence GTGACCGTGCCGCTGCTCGCCACGCCCGACAACCCGATCCCGCCGGGGGCCACGCTGCTGACGGTCCGGACCGCCGACGGCCTGTCCCTGCGGGTCGCCACCTGGGCGCCGACGGCGCGGGCCGTCCACGGCACGGTCTGCCTGGTCCAGGGCCGGGCGGAGTTCATCGAGAAGTACTTCGAGACCGTGACCGAGCTGCGCGGCCGCGGCTTCCACGTCGTCGCCTTCGACTGGCGCGGCCAGGGCGGCTCCGACCGTACCGTCGAGGACCCGCACAAGGGCCATGTCGACGATTTCTCCGAGTACAAGCTCGATCTCGCGGCGGTGGAGACCCAGGTGATGGAGGCGCGGATGCCGCGCCCCTTCTTCGGCCTCGCCCATTCGATGGGCGGCGCGATCTGCCTGACCGCGGCCCGGGAGGGCTGGCTGCCCTTCGAGCGCCTCGTCGCCCTCGCCCCCATGGTGGCGATCTGCATGATCCGCCGGCCGAAGGCCGCGATGCGCCTCGCCACCGTGCTGCGGGCCTTGAGGTTCGGCCGCCGCTACGTGCCGGGGGGCTCGGCGGTCTCGATCGCCACCAAGCCGTTCCCGAACAACCGCCTCACCGCCGATCCCGTGCGCTACGCCCGCAACGCCGCCGCGGCGCTCGCGGTCGGGGCCGGCGCCATCGGCGATCCCACCATCGGCTGGCTCGCCGCCGCCTTCCGGGCGATGCGCCGTTTCGAGGATCCGCGCTACCCGCTCGGCATCCGCGTGCCGGTCCTGGTGGTGGCCGCCGGCGCCGATCCCGTCTGCAGCACCCCGGCGGTGGAGCGCTTCGCCGCCCGGCTGGCGGCCGGCCACACCATCACGCTGCGCGGCGCCCGCCACGAGATCCTGATGGAGCGCGACGCGATCCGCGAGCAGTTCTGGGCGGCGTTCGACGCGTTCGTGCCGGGGACGGCCCTGCCGGTGGCCGGGGAGGCGCGGGCCGAGGTGGCGTGA
- a CDS encoding RNA polymerase subunit sigma-70, with product MATLKEFEEALRENGMQMALAILERLRERDRATRVVKPGRRIVGKKMTPELAREILELHGSTEMTQQEIAFKLGVNQGRVNEVIKRGKWLSGDQTAPEAVARDKGKARIQGAEPKRPRNASAKNGGKGSAKGGKTGATKDKAGKPPKAPATAQLAFGDL from the coding sequence ATGGCGACGCTGAAGGAATTCGAGGAAGCCCTGCGCGAGAACGGCATGCAGATGGCGCTGGCGATTCTCGAGCGCCTGCGCGAGCGTGACCGCGCCACCCGGGTGGTGAAGCCCGGTCGCCGCATCGTCGGCAAGAAGATGACCCCGGAACTCGCCCGCGAGATCCTGGAACTGCACGGCTCGACGGAGATGACCCAGCAGGAGATCGCCTTCAAGCTCGGCGTCAACCAGGGCCGGGTGAACGAGGTGATCAAGCGCGGCAAGTGGCTCTCGGGCGACCAGACCGCGCCCGAGGCCGTGGCCCGCGACAAGGGCAAGGCGCGCATCCAGGGCGCCGAGCCGAAGCGGCCGCGCAACGCGTCCGCCAAGAATGGTGGCAAGGGCAGCGCCAAGGGCGGCAAGACCGGCGCCACCAAGGACAAGGCCGGCAAGCCGCCGAAGGCCCCGGCGACGGCGCAGCTCGCCTTCGGGGATCTCTGA
- a CDS encoding glycoside hydrolase domain-containing protein: MSLHAVDTASKVSANDAKKLSAAGIKAIGRYYSDPNNKWKIITRKEAEHISAAEIEIWTVYQNSHRHDADFSASIGTAEAKEALAYAQNTIGQPKGSAIYFSADYDASEEAVKGPIAAHFQAIRAVFEAAGNPYRIGIYGSGRTCSHLLNAGLADLAWLSMSTGHAGHSAFYASKRWSIAQGKAGRVADVGIDTNETQGADFGQFRLDAAVRPAVAAADAVPTSAGAPAPVLASGMAGSEGNVVPRYPGRIIKRGEFDSETVAAIQQRLTEIGITKLVVDRDFGEATEDAVSLFQARHTDPLGRELEVDGEIGPNTWAALFGAEALSESLPLPAGASARDLVVQIAASQVGVREEPRYSNRGPQVDEYIRAAGLNPRADSYAWCICFIQWVFKEAARTDASGLSTLPRTAGVHALWKLRTNGATNVVAARQAEPALIKPGMVFLFDTGGGKGHGGIVESVAGDRLVTIEGNTNNGGSRDGYGVFRRKTRLVKMPRLLGYIDFIK; this comes from the coding sequence ATGTCACTGCACGCAGTTGATACCGCATCGAAAGTTTCCGCGAACGACGCGAAAAAACTCAGCGCAGCGGGAATCAAGGCCATCGGCCGATACTATTCCGATCCCAACAACAAGTGGAAGATTATAACTCGGAAGGAAGCCGAGCATATATCGGCCGCGGAGATCGAAATTTGGACTGTCTATCAAAATTCTCATAGGCACGATGCCGACTTCAGCGCATCGATCGGAACGGCTGAAGCCAAGGAAGCTCTCGCCTACGCACAAAATACAATAGGACAGCCCAAAGGATCGGCGATCTATTTTTCGGCGGACTACGACGCGAGTGAGGAGGCGGTCAAGGGACCGATCGCGGCGCATTTTCAGGCAATCCGAGCCGTGTTTGAAGCGGCCGGGAACCCCTACCGGATCGGTATCTACGGGAGCGGGCGCACATGCTCGCACCTGCTGAACGCCGGCCTCGCGGACCTGGCCTGGCTGAGCATGTCGACCGGGCATGCCGGGCACAGCGCGTTCTATGCCTCCAAGCGATGGTCGATCGCCCAAGGCAAAGCGGGGAGGGTCGCGGACGTGGGCATCGATACCAACGAGACGCAGGGTGCGGATTTCGGCCAGTTCCGGCTCGATGCCGCGGTCAGGCCCGCCGTTGCCGCGGCCGATGCCGTGCCGACCAGCGCGGGCGCCCCGGCACCGGTCCTTGCCAGCGGCATGGCCGGCTCGGAGGGGAATGTCGTCCCGCGCTATCCCGGCCGGATCATCAAGCGTGGGGAGTTCGATTCGGAGACCGTCGCCGCCATCCAGCAGCGACTCACCGAGATCGGGATCACGAAGCTGGTCGTGGATCGCGATTTCGGGGAAGCGACCGAGGATGCGGTCTCGCTCTTCCAGGCGCGACACACCGATCCGCTCGGTCGCGAACTGGAAGTGGACGGCGAAATCGGCCCCAATACCTGGGCTGCGCTGTTCGGCGCGGAAGCTCTGTCGGAGTCTCTTCCTCTGCCAGCCGGAGCGAGCGCCCGAGATCTCGTCGTCCAGATCGCGGCATCCCAAGTCGGTGTGCGGGAAGAGCCCCGGTACTCCAATCGCGGGCCGCAGGTCGACGAGTATATCCGTGCCGCCGGCCTGAACCCCCGGGCGGACAGCTACGCCTGGTGCATCTGCTTCATCCAATGGGTGTTCAAGGAGGCTGCCAGGACGGATGCCTCGGGCCTTTCGACGCTGCCGCGCACGGCGGGTGTCCATGCGTTGTGGAAGCTCCGCACGAATGGTGCGACGAACGTGGTCGCGGCCCGGCAGGCGGAGCCGGCGCTGATCAAACCCGGCATGGTGTTCCTCTTCGATACCGGGGGAGGCAAAGGCCATGGCGGTATCGTGGAGAGCGTGGCTGGGGATCGCCTCGTCACCATCGAGGGGAACACCAACAATGGCGGCTCTCGTGACGGGTACGGTGTCTTCCGCCGCAAAACCAGGCTCGTGAAGATGCCACGCCTCCTGGGATACATCGATTTCATCAAGTAA
- the hisN gene encoding histidinol-phosphatase, with the protein MSVVDFARFVDELATQSGQAILPFFRASFATEDKAAGLAAFDPVTEADRAGEAVMRQLIKRSFPDHGILGEEFGTENPDADYVWVLDPIDGTRGFIAGLPIWGTLIGLTRGGVPCYGLMNQPFTGERFFGDGEAAHYQGPHGHRRLRTRRKGDLADAILHTTDPRLFGDGTSDRQAYERVEKAVRLARYGADCYAYAMLAAGHIDLVVEAELKPYDIVAMIPVIEGAGGVVTTWEGESAAKGGRIVAAGDKRLHEAALALLNG; encoded by the coding sequence ATGAGCGTGGTCGATTTCGCACGGTTCGTGGACGAGCTCGCCACCCAATCGGGCCAGGCCATCCTGCCCTTCTTCCGCGCCTCCTTCGCCACCGAGGACAAGGCCGCGGGCCTCGCCGCCTTCGATCCGGTGACCGAGGCCGACCGGGCGGGCGAAGCGGTGATGCGCCAGCTCATCAAGCGCAGCTTTCCCGATCACGGCATCCTCGGCGAGGAATTCGGCACCGAGAATCCGGACGCGGACTACGTCTGGGTGCTCGACCCGATCGACGGCACCCGCGGCTTCATCGCCGGCCTGCCGATCTGGGGCACCCTGATCGGGCTCACCCGCGGCGGCGTGCCCTGCTACGGCCTGATGAACCAGCCCTTCACCGGCGAGCGCTTCTTCGGCGACGGCGAAGCTGCCCATTACCAGGGCCCGCACGGGCACCGCCGCCTGCGCACCCGCCGGAAAGGCGACCTCGCCGACGCGATCCTGCACACCACCGATCCGCGCCTGTTCGGCGACGGCACCTCCGACCGGCAGGCCTACGAGCGCGTCGAAAAGGCCGTGCGCCTCGCCCGCTACGGCGCCGATTGCTACGCCTACGCCATGCTCGCCGCCGGCCATATCGATCTCGTGGTCGAGGCCGAACTGAAGCCCTACGACATCGTGGCGATGATCCCGGTGATCGAGGGCGCGGGCGGCGTCGTGACGACCTGGGAAGGGGAGTCCGCCGCCAAGGGCGGGCGGATCGTGGCGGCCGGGGACAAGCGGCTGCACGAGGCGGCTCTGGCGCTGCTGAACGGGTGA